A stretch of Sphingomonas sp. JUb134 DNA encodes these proteins:
- a CDS encoding TolC family outer membrane protein has product MRAFRWIAGVSLIACAASSAQAETLREALVRAYSSNPQLTGERANLRATDEGVPLARASGLPQLSADGSYSENVLNTANNSIAQPQRTAAAGVNLSVPLYSGGAVRNSVRAAERRVEAGRANLRSVEANVFTQVVAAYNDVLRDEAIVRLNQQNLRVLEVNLQASRDRFEVGDLTRTDVAQSEARLASAQSQLRSAEAQLITSRENYVEVTGAPPGTLAPPPELPNLPGNPQGAVSVAVDNNPSLQAAQRESDAAGFDVRVARASRLPRVAAVSGGSYSTVLNSIPDINGIRISPDGASVTAGLQLSVPLFQGGGPAAQVRRAQAVESSAIERVTQVERAVVSDARSAFAAWQSSLRVIESSEVQVSANRLSLEGVRAENSVGTRTILDILNAEQELLNSQVQLVSARRDAYVAGFALLAAMGRAEAQDLGLDGGALYDPTTNYSRVRNRIWDWDSDPAPKPVATTTVGTPAQTPVVTRELEPELRHDVNPYGITDGADAANRRGGDAATRPVDTNRANPDS; this is encoded by the coding sequence ATGCGCGCGTTTCGTTGGATCGCCGGGGTCAGTCTCATTGCCTGTGCGGCGTCGTCCGCCCAGGCGGAGACGCTGCGCGAGGCGCTGGTGCGCGCCTACAGCAGCAACCCGCAATTGACCGGAGAGCGCGCAAACCTGCGCGCCACCGACGAGGGGGTGCCGCTGGCGCGTGCCTCCGGCCTTCCGCAGTTGAGCGCCGACGGCTCGTATAGCGAGAACGTGCTCAACACGGCGAACAACAGCATCGCCCAGCCGCAGCGGACGGCGGCAGCGGGGGTCAACCTGTCGGTGCCGCTCTACAGCGGCGGCGCGGTGCGCAACTCGGTGCGTGCGGCCGAGCGACGGGTGGAGGCGGGGCGCGCGAACCTGCGCAGCGTCGAGGCGAACGTGTTCACCCAGGTGGTCGCCGCCTATAACGACGTGCTGCGGGACGAGGCGATCGTGCGCCTCAACCAGCAGAACCTCCGCGTGCTGGAGGTGAACCTCCAGGCCTCGCGCGACCGGTTCGAGGTCGGGGACCTGACCCGTACGGACGTCGCTCAGTCGGAGGCACGGCTCGCCTCGGCCCAGTCGCAGCTTCGCAGTGCCGAGGCACAGCTGATCACCAGCCGCGAAAACTACGTCGAGGTGACGGGTGCCCCTCCCGGCACGCTGGCGCCCCCGCCCGAGCTGCCGAACCTGCCGGGGAACCCGCAGGGCGCGGTGTCGGTCGCGGTCGACAACAATCCCTCGCTCCAGGCGGCCCAGCGCGAGAGCGACGCCGCCGGCTTCGACGTGCGCGTCGCGCGCGCCAGCCGCCTTCCGCGGGTGGCCGCGGTGAGCGGCGGCAGCTATTCGACCGTCCTCAACTCGATCCCCGACATCAACGGCATCCGCATCTCGCCGGACGGCGCGTCCGTCACGGCCGGCCTGCAACTGTCGGTGCCGCTGTTCCAGGGCGGTGGCCCCGCCGCGCAGGTCCGGCGCGCGCAGGCGGTGGAGAGCTCCGCGATCGAGCGGGTGACGCAGGTCGAGCGGGCAGTCGTTTCCGACGCGCGCTCCGCCTTCGCCGCCTGGCAATCGTCGCTGCGGGTGATCGAGTCCTCGGAAGTGCAGGTTTCCGCCAACCGCCTGTCGCTGGAGGGCGTCCGCGCCGAGAACAGCGTCGGCACGCGCACCATCCTCGACATCCTCAATGCCGAGCAGGAACTGCTCAACTCGCAGGTCCAGCTCGTGTCGGCGCGGCGCGATGCCTATGTCGCCGGCTTCGCGCTGCTGGCCGCGATGGGCCGTGCGGAGGCGCAGGACCTGGGGCTTGACGGCGGCGCGCTCTACGATCCCACCACCAACTACAGCCGGGTACGCAACCGCATCTGGGACTGGGACAGCGATCCGGCGCCCAAGCCCGTCGCCACCACGACGGTCGGCACGCCCGCCCAGACGCCGGTCGTCACCCGCGAGCTCGAGCCGGAACTGCGGCACGACGTGAACCCCTATGGCATCACGGACGGCGCCGACGCCGCCAATCGTAGGGGTGGCGATGCAGCGACGCGCCCCGTTGACACCAATCGCGCAAACCCCGACAGCTGA
- a CDS encoding protein-L-isoaspartate O-methyltransferase family protein, translated as MDGSADTLRFDEMRAAMVASQLRTTAVDDSRVIKVMGEVPRERFVPAAALPIAYYDRDIALGNGRAMNAPLASARLINEAEIASTDRVLLIGAATGYTAAVLAELAGSLVALEEDATLAAQAREALAGMANVTVVEGPLVEGWAQGAPYDAIVIDGAVEFVPDAIVHQAKIDGRVTTGVIDRGVSRLAAGRRSEGGFGLVDFADVDCVVLPGFSKPPTFQF; from the coding sequence ATGGACGGTTCGGCAGATACCCTTCGGTTCGACGAAATGCGCGCGGCGATGGTGGCGAGCCAGCTTCGCACCACCGCTGTCGACGACTCGCGGGTGATCAAGGTGATGGGCGAGGTCCCGCGGGAGCGCTTCGTGCCCGCTGCCGCGCTTCCGATCGCCTATTATGATCGCGACATCGCGCTGGGGAACGGCCGCGCCATGAACGCGCCGCTCGCTTCCGCCCGCCTCATCAACGAGGCGGAGATCGCCTCGACCGACCGGGTGCTGCTGATCGGTGCGGCGACCGGCTATACCGCAGCGGTGCTCGCGGAGCTCGCCGGCTCGTTGGTCGCGCTCGAGGAAGATGCGACGCTCGCCGCCCAGGCGCGCGAGGCACTTGCCGGCATGGCTAATGTCACGGTGGTCGAAGGGCCGCTGGTCGAGGGATGGGCGCAGGGCGCGCCCTATGACGCGATCGTGATCGACGGCGCCGTCGAGTTCGTGCCGGACGCGATCGTGCACCAGGCCAAGATCGACGGCCGGGTGACGACGGGCGTGATCGACCGGGGCGTCAGCCGGCTTGCGGCCGGGCGCCGCAGCGAAGGCGGTTTCGGCTTGGTCGACTTTGCGGATGTGGACTGTGTTGTGCTGCCGGGGTTTTCCAAACCGCCCACCTTCCAGTTCTAA
- a CDS encoding Na+/H+ antiporter: protein MESVTIVLVLLLAVVVSGAVSRMVPFAVPAPLVQIALGAAIGLAGDWRVALDPELFFFLFLPPLLFLDGWRIPKDELFKDLPTVVELALGLVVITVLGMGLFIHWMIPAMPLAVAFALAAVVSPTDPIAVSAIAARVPIPKRMMHILEGESLLNDASGLVCLRFAIAAALTGTFSASSAALNFLWVAFGGLAIGVAVTMAVTWAKYRVSRRFGEEIGSQILVSLLIPFGSYLLAEHFHCSGILAAVAAGVTMSFAEISRQALPATRVRRNSVWDTIQFAANGIIFVLLGEQLPAILHGARETVALTGHQNVWWLALYVLAINVGLAALRFVWVWISLRLTLLRRGDAGQSPEWRLVAAMSFAGVRGAITLAGVLTLPLLAANGTPFPARDLAIFLAAGVIVTSLVVASIGLPLLLRGLKMPADASVQAEEDAARVAAAEAAIREIERVQHDLAAGRSDADLYASAGARIMDLYRERIEARSQEGEAAEAARREDGIERELRLAGLKAERAAIFRSARERRIGSATSSKLVRELDLLEARYRS, encoded by the coding sequence TTGGAATCAGTAACGATCGTTCTTGTGCTGCTGCTGGCAGTGGTGGTCAGCGGTGCCGTCTCGCGAATGGTGCCTTTTGCGGTGCCGGCGCCGCTGGTCCAGATCGCGCTCGGCGCGGCGATTGGGCTGGCGGGCGATTGGCGGGTCGCACTGGATCCGGAACTGTTCTTCTTCCTGTTCCTGCCACCGCTGCTGTTCCTGGATGGCTGGCGCATCCCCAAGGACGAATTGTTCAAGGATCTGCCGACCGTGGTCGAGCTGGCGCTTGGCCTGGTCGTGATCACGGTGCTCGGAATGGGGTTGTTCATCCACTGGATGATCCCGGCCATGCCGCTCGCGGTCGCCTTCGCGCTCGCAGCCGTCGTGTCGCCGACCGATCCGATCGCGGTCTCCGCCATCGCCGCGCGCGTGCCGATCCCCAAGCGGATGATGCACATCCTGGAGGGGGAGTCGCTGCTCAACGACGCTTCGGGCCTCGTGTGCCTGCGCTTCGCCATCGCCGCCGCGCTCACCGGCACCTTCTCTGCCTCCAGCGCTGCGCTCAACTTCCTCTGGGTGGCGTTCGGCGGGCTCGCGATCGGTGTTGCCGTCACCATGGCCGTGACCTGGGCCAAGTATCGCGTGTCCAGGCGTTTCGGCGAGGAGATCGGCTCGCAGATCCTGGTCAGCCTGCTGATCCCGTTCGGCTCCTACCTGCTGGCGGAGCATTTCCACTGTTCCGGCATCCTGGCGGCCGTCGCTGCCGGCGTGACGATGAGCTTTGCCGAAATCTCCCGGCAGGCGCTCCCCGCGACGCGCGTTCGTCGCAATTCCGTCTGGGACACGATCCAGTTCGCCGCCAACGGCATCATCTTCGTGCTCCTGGGCGAGCAGCTGCCGGCAATCCTCCACGGCGCGCGAGAGACGGTCGCGCTTACCGGCCACCAGAATGTCTGGTGGCTGGCCCTGTACGTGCTCGCGATCAACGTCGGGCTCGCCGCATTGCGGTTCGTCTGGGTGTGGATATCCCTGCGCCTTACGCTGCTGCGCCGGGGCGACGCCGGGCAGAGCCCGGAGTGGCGGCTCGTCGCCGCCATGTCCTTTGCAGGGGTGCGCGGGGCGATCACCTTGGCGGGTGTGCTCACCCTGCCGCTGCTCGCCGCGAACGGAACGCCGTTCCCGGCACGGGACCTCGCCATCTTCCTTGCCGCAGGGGTGATCGTCACCTCGCTGGTGGTCGCCAGCATCGGGCTTCCACTGCTGCTGCGGGGCCTGAAGATGCCGGCGGACGCGTCCGTCCAGGCGGAGGAGGATGCCGCGCGCGTCGCCGCTGCGGAGGCTGCGATCCGCGAGATCGAGCGCGTCCAGCACGACCTAGCCGCCGGCCGCAGCGACGCGGACCTGTACGCGTCCGCCGGAGCCCGCATCATGGACCTCTACCGCGAGCGCATCGAGGCGCGCAGCCAGGAAGGGGAGGCGGCGGAGGCGGCGCGCCGCGAAGATGGCATCGAACGCGAACTGCGCCTCGCGGGTCTCAAGGCGGAACGCGCCGCCATCTTCCGCAGCGCACGCGAACGACGCATCGGCAGCGCCACGTCCAGCAAGCTGGTCCGCGAGCTCGACCTGCTGGAGGCGCGCTACCGGAGTTGA
- a CDS encoding SMP-30/gluconolactonase/LRE family protein: MAVQRSEPVSIVQLGAPLGEGPVWVERDAALWFVDIKSYRIYRLDPETNAIQSWQTPGQCGFVLPCADGGLIAGLQSGLARFDPTTGAFVPLVDPEPQHPGNRLNDGTVDPHGRLWFGTMDDGETAESGTIYRLGADGRCVASTPSCAITNGPAFSPDGRTIYHVDTGKGLIYACSVDEDGTLSDARLFAQIPNSEGHPDGPTVDAEGCIWVGLYNGWGVRRYSPKGELLEQIRFPVSAITKVAFGGPERKTLYATTASKHLSAAERAEQPHAGDLFAFEVDVPGIPGVEIRHGI; this comes from the coding sequence ATGGCGGTCCAGCGCAGCGAGCCCGTCAGCATCGTCCAGCTCGGCGCCCCGCTGGGCGAAGGGCCGGTGTGGGTGGAGCGCGACGCCGCGCTCTGGTTCGTCGACATCAAGAGCTACCGCATCTACCGGCTCGATCCGGAAACAAACGCGATCCAGAGCTGGCAGACGCCGGGCCAATGCGGCTTCGTGCTGCCCTGTGCGGACGGAGGACTGATCGCAGGCCTCCAGAGCGGGCTTGCCCGCTTCGATCCGACCACGGGGGCGTTCGTGCCGCTGGTGGATCCGGAGCCGCAGCATCCGGGCAACCGGCTCAACGACGGCACCGTCGATCCGCATGGCCGGCTCTGGTTCGGCACCATGGACGATGGGGAGACCGCGGAGAGCGGCACCATCTATCGCCTGGGCGCGGACGGGCGCTGCGTCGCCTCCACGCCGTCGTGCGCGATCACCAACGGCCCGGCGTTCAGCCCCGACGGCCGCACGATTTATCACGTCGATACCGGCAAGGGCCTGATCTACGCGTGCAGCGTGGACGAGGACGGGACGCTCAGCGACGCGCGGCTGTTCGCCCAGATCCCCAATTCGGAAGGGCATCCGGACGGCCCCACCGTCGACGCCGAAGGCTGCATCTGGGTCGGGCTCTACAACGGCTGGGGCGTGCGCCGCTATTCGCCGAAGGGCGAACTGCTGGAGCAGATCCGCTTCCCGGTCAGCGCCATCACCAAGGTCGCGTTCGGCGGGCCGGAGCGCAAGACGCTCTATGCCACCACCGCCTCCAAGCACCTGTCGGCAGCGGAACGCGCCGAGCAGCCGCATGCGGGCGACCTGTTCGCGTTCGAGGTGGACGTGCCCGGCATCCCCGGCGTCGAGATCCGTCACGGGATCTGA
- a CDS encoding Crp/Fnr family transcriptional regulator, with protein MAAIEICADCSVRDLALCGSLTDHELEALNALGRRQRLSKGETVIWAGDESIICANLLSGVLKLSASTADGREQIVGLHYPADFIGRPYADAADFTVTALTDAELCVFPRKQFEQVLEDHVRMERLLLQRTFAALDEARGRMLMLGRKSAEEKIAGFLLDMADRAGSSACRASAEGPITFDLPLTRGQIADVLGLTIETVSRQMTKLKASGVIGLPGGRAVTLRDRSALEERAEPA; from the coding sequence ATGGCAGCGATTGAGATTTGCGCCGACTGTTCGGTGCGGGACCTGGCTTTGTGCGGCAGCCTTACCGACCATGAACTGGAAGCGCTGAACGCGCTCGGTCGGCGGCAGCGACTCTCCAAGGGCGAGACGGTGATCTGGGCGGGGGATGAGAGCATCATCTGCGCCAACCTCTTGTCGGGCGTGCTCAAGCTTAGCGCCTCCACCGCGGATGGGCGCGAGCAGATCGTCGGCCTGCACTATCCCGCCGACTTCATCGGCCGCCCTTATGCGGACGCAGCCGACTTCACCGTCACCGCGCTCACCGACGCCGAGCTGTGCGTCTTCCCGCGCAAGCAGTTCGAGCAGGTGCTGGAAGACCATGTGCGCATGGAGCGGCTGCTGCTCCAGCGCACCTTTGCCGCCCTCGACGAGGCGCGCGGCCGCATGCTGATGCTGGGCCGCAAGTCCGCGGAGGAAAAGATCGCCGGCTTCCTGCTCGACATGGCGGACCGTGCCGGCAGCAGCGCCTGCCGCGCGAGTGCCGAAGGGCCGATCACCTTCGACCTGCCGCTGACCCGGGGGCAGATCGCCGATGTGCTGGGCCTCACCATCGAAACGGTGAGTCGGCAGATGACCAAGCTGAAGGCCTCCGGCGTGATCGGCCTGCCCGGCGGCCGCGCAGTGACGCTGCGTGACCGGTCGGCGCTGGAGGAACGGGCGGAACCGGCCTGA
- the hemN gene encoding oxygen-independent coproporphyrinogen III oxidase, translated as MHRYLPDLARRSVPRYTSYPTAAEFHTGVGPAEQAEALAAIAPETPVSLYVHIPYCHEICWYCGCNTGAIGRASRLDAYLVALEQEIGAVAARMRGRVVAIHFGGGSPNALPPEDFVRLTELLRRSFACAGRLEIAAELDPRTLDATYAEALARAGVTRVSLGAQCFAPHVQRAINRIQPYEMVRQAVLDLRAAGIAAVNLDLMYGLPHQTSEDLAETLAAALDLAPDRIAMFGYAHMPRLLPRQRMIPDEALPDAAQRFAQSALAYDILVAAGYAAIGFDHFARPHDSLAQAAAAGTLRRNFQGFTDEPGEAIIGLGASSISQYDGLLVQNEKHVGRYRMRVANGGLAAVRGVARSADDRLRSDLIERLLCDGSVDAAPAPDALPALASLAQEGLVRIDGTRVTVLPDGRPYARLAAAAFDRYRQPDAQRFSKAV; from the coding sequence ATGCACCGCTACCTGCCCGATCTCGCGCGCCGCTCCGTGCCCCGCTACACCAGCTATCCCACGGCTGCGGAATTCCACACCGGCGTTGGCCCGGCCGAACAGGCGGAGGCGCTTGCGGCCATCGCGCCAGAGACGCCGGTCTCGCTCTACGTCCACATCCCCTACTGCCACGAGATCTGCTGGTATTGCGGGTGCAACACTGGGGCGATCGGCCGCGCCTCCCGCCTCGATGCCTATCTGGTGGCGCTGGAGCAGGAAATCGGCGCGGTAGCAGCCCGCATGCGCGGGCGGGTCGTCGCGATCCATTTCGGCGGCGGCAGCCCCAACGCCCTGCCTCCGGAAGACTTCGTGCGGCTGACCGAGTTGCTGCGCCGGAGCTTTGCCTGCGCAGGGCGGTTGGAGATCGCGGCGGAGCTCGATCCCCGGACGCTGGACGCGACCTATGCAGAGGCGCTCGCGCGCGCCGGCGTGACCCGGGTGAGCCTGGGTGCGCAGTGCTTCGCGCCGCATGTGCAGCGCGCGATCAACCGCATCCAGCCGTACGAGATGGTGCGCCAGGCGGTGCTGGACCTGCGCGCCGCCGGCATCGCCGCGGTGAACCTGGACCTGATGTACGGCCTGCCGCACCAGACCTCCGAGGACCTGGCCGAGACGCTCGCCGCCGCGCTCGATCTTGCGCCCGATCGCATCGCCATGTTCGGCTATGCGCACATGCCGCGATTGCTGCCGCGCCAGCGGATGATCCCGGACGAGGCGCTGCCGGATGCGGCGCAGCGCTTCGCCCAGAGCGCGCTCGCCTATGACATCCTGGTCGCGGCGGGATATGCGGCGATCGGCTTCGACCATTTCGCGCGACCGCACGACAGCCTCGCGCAAGCGGCGGCCGCGGGGACGCTGCGCCGCAACTTCCAGGGCTTCACCGACGAGCCGGGTGAGGCGATCATCGGTCTGGGGGCGTCCTCGATCAGCCAGTACGACGGGCTGCTGGTGCAGAACGAGAAGCACGTCGGCCGCTACCGCATGCGCGTCGCGAACGGCGGCCTGGCGGCGGTGCGCGGTGTCGCGCGATCGGCCGACGACCGGCTGCGCTCGGACCTGATCGAACGGCTGCTGTGCGACGGGAGCGTCGACGCGGCCCCGGCCCCGGACGCGCTGCCGGCGCTCGCCAGCTTGGCCCAGGAAGGGCTCGTTCGGATCGACGGCACTCGTGTGACCGTGCTGCCGGACGGCAGACCCTATGCGCGCCTCGCGGCGGCAGCGTTCGACCGCTATCGCCAGCCCGACGCGCAGCGCTTCAGCAAGGCGGTCTGA
- a CDS encoding flavin monoamine oxidase family protein, with protein MTDVDVAIIGAGAAGIGAARRLHRRGLDVLVLEASDRIGGRAWTLGAQGMPLDMGCGWLHSADRNPWVKIAEHAGFAIDRSESAWGKQLRDLGFPPEQREAANRAFAAWDARLRSDPPPSDRAADALPPEGEWNAYVEALSGYINGTGLADLSVADYLAYDDAATDENWRVPDGYGTLVASQLPRVAVALGTPVRRIRDEGGHLVLESPRGAVRARTAIVTVATPVLARGGIALPARYDARCHAAAQLPLGLANKLFLRLNEPEAVPPDSHLLGNPRASHTGSYYLRPFGRPVVECFFGGSGAAALERAGADATAGFAREELGALLGADFPRGLRLIAASAWGQADGFGGSYSHALPGHADARAVLAGPDDRLFFAGEACSASDFSTAHGALASGEVAAEAALAALG; from the coding sequence ATGACCGACGTCGACGTTGCCATCATCGGCGCCGGTGCTGCCGGCATCGGCGCGGCGCGCCGGCTGCACCGGCGCGGCCTGGATGTGTTGGTGCTGGAGGCGAGCGACCGCATCGGCGGGCGCGCATGGACCTTGGGAGCCCAGGGCATGCCGCTCGACATGGGCTGCGGCTGGCTCCACTCCGCGGACCGCAACCCCTGGGTGAAGATCGCCGAGCATGCGGGTTTCGCGATCGACCGCAGCGAGTCCGCCTGGGGCAAGCAGCTGCGTGACCTGGGCTTCCCGCCCGAGCAGCGCGAAGCGGCGAACCGGGCGTTCGCGGCGTGGGATGCGCGGCTGCGCAGCGACCCGCCGCCAAGCGATCGTGCCGCCGATGCGCTGCCGCCCGAGGGCGAATGGAACGCCTATGTCGAGGCGCTGAGCGGCTACATCAACGGAACCGGGCTCGCCGACCTGTCGGTGGCCGATTACCTTGCCTATGACGATGCCGCGACCGACGAGAATTGGCGCGTGCCCGACGGCTACGGCACGCTGGTGGCGTCGCAGCTGCCGCGGGTGGCGGTGGCGCTCGGCACCCCCGTCCGGCGCATCCGCGACGAGGGCGGCCATCTGGTGCTGGAGAGCCCGCGCGGCGCCGTGCGCGCGCGGACGGCCATCGTGACCGTCGCGACGCCGGTGCTCGCCCGCGGAGGAATCGCGCTTCCGGCCCGCTACGACGCCCGCTGCCATGCCGCTGCGCAGTTGCCGCTGGGGCTCGCCAACAAACTGTTCCTGCGATTGAACGAGCCGGAGGCGGTGCCGCCGGACAGCCACCTGCTCGGCAACCCGCGCGCGAGCCATACCGGCAGCTATTACCTGCGCCCGTTCGGGCGGCCCGTGGTGGAGTGCTTCTTCGGCGGCAGCGGCGCTGCGGCGCTTGAGAGGGCCGGCGCGGACGCCACCGCGGGGTTTGCCCGGGAAGAACTTGGGGCGCTGCTCGGCGCGGACTTCCCACGCGGGCTGCGGCTGATCGCCGCCTCCGCCTGGGGACAGGCGGACGGCTTCGGCGGATCGTACAGCCATGCCCTCCCCGGCCATGCCGATGCCCGCGCCGTTCTCGCGGGTCCAGACGATCGGCTGTTCTTCGCGGGCGAAGCCTGTTCGGCGAGCGACTTCTCCACCGCGCACGGCGCCCTCGCCAGCGGCGAAGTTGCTGCCGAAGCGGCACTCGCCGCGCTGGGCTAA